The DNA sequence GAGTACAACTTGACTATTAAGTCAGAtgtaagttttttattttgttggaATTGCGTTTATTTATAGTAGTCTTTCATTGgaattgtgtttatttataGTAGTCTTtctgaacaaaacaaaatgttgAAACATAGCTTGCTTTCATcgattatattgttgaattttaATAGCTGTGATTCTGTGATAGTGTTTATCAAGCAGATTATGGAAGAGATATCTTCAACTCCGATCTCAACCCCAACTGCAACCGTAGATTCTAGCATTGGGACGACCAACTCACCAAGTCCTACTCCAGTACCACAATCGCTTCCACCACTTCCACCACTTCCTGAAGATGACGATGGAACAAGCAAAAGAAAGAACTCTTCAATTGTGTGGCAACATTTCGAGAAAATGAAGAATCCGGATGGGAGTTGGGTGAAGCCAGCGCGTTCAAAGTGCAAGTACTGCCCCCAAACCTATGCAAGCTGCTCCAGAAGCAATGGCACATCAGCAATGAGGACACACGTAATGTTTCAGTGTAGGAAGTCCCCGATTTATGTCCCGAATAAGAAGCAGAAGTTCCTGACTTTCGATTCGGCTGAGAGTGGAGGTAAATTAATTTCTGTGGCTTATGATAAGACCACTTCTAAGCTAGCTTGTGCGAAAATGGTGGTTCGTGATGAACtgccattttcttttgttgagaatgaagGGTTTAAAGAGTTCATGAAGGTGACTCAACCTCTATTTAAGTCACCTTCTAGGAGAACAATAGCTAGAGATATTTTGAAGCTTTATGAGGCTGAGAGGGAGAGGATTAGAGGGTGGATATCTGTTAATCAGCAAAGACTTTCACTCACGACGGATACTTGGACAAGTATCCAAAACATTAATTACATGGTGTTAACCGGTCATTTTATAGATGCTAGTTGGAAGCTGCACAAAAGGATTTTAAACTTTTGTGTGATtccaaatcacaagggtaaaacAATAGGCAAGCTGGTTGAAACTTGTTTGATTAAGTGGGGGATTGATAAGGTTTTTACAATCGTTGTCGATAATGCAAGTCCAAATCAGGTGGCTTTAGACTACATGAAAGAGAAAATAGGAAACTGGAATCAGTTGGTGTTGGGAGGTAGTTTTTTACATTTGAGGTGCTGCTGCCACATTTTGAACCTTATTGTGAGGGATGGAATGGATGAGCTTGACTTCTCCATTGATGGCATTAGGAATTGTGTTAAGTACATTAGATTGAGTCCAGCAAGATTAGAGAAGTTTAGGAAGTGTGCAGCTGAAGAAAAGATTGAGCACAAGGGAGGAATTGTCCCTTTAGATGTTTGCACACGATGGAATTCAACTTACTTTATGTTGGATCTTGCATGCAAGTACAAGAAGGCTTTTTTGAGACTTGAGGATGAAGATCAGCAATTTGAGAATTACTT is a window from the Rosa chinensis cultivar Old Blush chromosome 2, RchiOBHm-V2, whole genome shotgun sequence genome containing:
- the LOC112187027 gene encoding uncharacterized protein LOC112187027 yields the protein MKAITVSLDWSSTPDARKVVVAFLESIMEEISSTPISTPTATVDSSIGTTNSPSPTPVPQSLPPLPPLPEDDDGTSKRKNSSIVWQHFEKMKNPDGSWVKPARSKCKYCPQTYASCSRSNGTSAMRTHVMFQCRKSPIYVPNKKQKFLTFDSAESGGKLISVAYDKTTSKLACAKMVVRDELPFSFVENEGFKEFMKVTQPLFKSPSRRTIARDILKLYEAERERIRGWISVNQQRLSLTTDTWTSIQNINYMVLTGHFIDASWKLHKRILNFCVIPNHKGKTIGKLVETCLIKWGIDKVFTIVVDNASPNQVALDYMKEKIGNWNQLVLGGSFLHLRCCCHILNLIVRDGMDELDFSIDGIRNCVKYIRLSPARLEKFRKCAAEEKIEHKGGIVPLDVCTRWNSTYFMLDLACKYKKAFLRLEDEDQQFENYFQEKVGGNKRHGPPRMADWEKAARLVKFLKIFYEATLKFSATKHVTSNEPLLWMCTIVGELDKCMASDDHLLVCIGTSMKKKFDKYWLQLQDLNQILLIAVILDPRYKLLYLEFFFPKLQANLGEEGVQVMIDEVKKTLSSLFDFYADKDPAAAAASRSVTMPRIDCKEELSEEDSHAANLHQFKLLRQEKDVVVIKNELDKYLMEASEEPSNPKFEILAWWKENAPRYPILSQIAKDVFAVPASTVASESAFSLGKRVVDPFRASLTPSMVEGLVCLSDWLRGAGFDAYKEPTKDELQLYEELEKLEIDRGSGVLSDSEE